A window of Deltaproteobacteria bacterium RBG_16_64_85 genomic DNA:
AAGGAAGGGAAGACCGCCGGTCCCTACGCGACGGTCGCTGCGGCGAAGGGGGCGGGAGCGGTCACGCTCAACTACGGACTGTTCGTGAACACCATCGTCAATTTCCTCATCGTCGCCTTCGCCATCTTCTTCGTGGTCCGCGGCATGAATTCCCTCAAGAAGAAGGAAGAGGCCCCCGCCGCCAAGCCGACGACGAAGGAGTGCCCGCATTGCCTGTCGAACATCCCCATCAAGGCAACGAGATGCGCCCACTGCACCTCGGAGCTCAAGGCGGCATAGG
This region includes:
- a CDS encoding mechanosensitive ion channel protein MscL, whose amino-acid sequence is MLKEFKEFAMRGNVMDMAVGIIIGAAFGLIIASLVSDVLMPPIGLILGNVDFSNLFMVLKEGKTAGPYATVAAAKGAGAVTLNYGLFVNTIVNFLIVAFAIFFVVRGMNSLKKKEEAPAAKPTTKECPHCLSNIPIKATRCAHCTSELKAA